The following coding sequences are from one Candidatus Cloacimonadota bacterium window:
- a CDS encoding DUF1016 family protein produces the protein MNKDKQLQKSGNEQIDKQNYQYLLEELKSIISKGRYTAYKSVDNIKVQTYWQIGERIVREEMKFKDRANYGKYLIRNLGSDLDVNRQRLYEIVKFYRIFPIVRALHGQLSWNHYLCLIGVENEKERGFYQDQAILHSWSYRELKKQIKSNLYENTSKQEIIEISQTKLPAIDTKKIFKDTYDFNFIEFSSKKDEKELEKKITHNFEKFLQELGEDFFIKGKQIPIKIDNETHYIDLVLYHRGIPCIILVELKIGKLDSRDIGQMNKYIGYYRRNKQYFHEKDTIGLIICKEAGKEEVVYALDGLEEKIFIAKYKIKLPSEEKIKKAIRKLGN, from the coding sequence ATGAATAAAGATAAACAATTACAAAAATCAGGAAATGAGCAAATCGATAAACAGAATTACCAATATCTTTTGGAAGAACTGAAAAGTATCATTTCCAAAGGAAGATATACTGCTTATAAATCAGTTGATAATATCAAAGTTCAAACTTACTGGCAGATTGGTGAAAGAATCGTCCGGGAAGAAATGAAGTTCAAAGATAGAGCTAATTATGGAAAATATTTAATCCGAAATTTAGGATCAGATTTAGATGTCAACAGACAAAGACTATATGAAATTGTAAAATTTTATAGGATTTTTCCAATTGTCCGGGCATTGCACGGACAATTGAGTTGGAATCACTACCTTTGTTTGATCGGAGTTGAAAATGAAAAAGAACGAGGTTTTTATCAAGATCAGGCAATTTTGCATTCATGGAGTTATCGAGAACTTAAAAAACAGATCAAATCCAATCTTTATGAAAATACATCCAAGCAGGAAATCATAGAAATTTCCCAAACAAAACTACCTGCCATCGACACAAAAAAGATTTTCAAGGATACATACGATTTTAATTTCATTGAATTTAGTTCTAAAAAAGACGAAAAAGAATTGGAAAAAAAGATTACTCATAATTTTGAAAAATTCCTGCAGGAATTAGGTGAAGATTTTTTCATCAAAGGAAAACAAATTCCCATCAAGATCGATAATGAAACGCATTATATCGATCTGGTTTTGTATCATCGAGGAATTCCGTGTATTATTTTAGTCGAATTGAAAATCGGGAAATTGGACAGTCGCGATATTGGTCAGATGAATAAATACATCGGTTATTACAGGAGAAATAAACAATATTTTCACGAAAAAGATACGATCGGTCTGATCATCTGTAAAGAAGCAGGTAAAGAAGAAGTTGTTTATGCTTTAGATGGTTTGGAAGAAAAAATATTTATTGCGAAATATAAAATAAAATTACCGAGTGAGGAAAAGATCAAAAAAGCGATCAGGAAACTTGGAAATTGA
- a CDS encoding ABC transporter ATP-binding protein, with translation MCLLRIRNLKKSYKEATGRLQILNGIDLEMKSGEMVAITGESGSGKSTFLHLLGMLDSPDEGEIYYSGNEIKISDRKVNEFRNKKIGFVFQFHYLLGDFTAEENVAMPMFLATKNLKKSIKEARKLLKALDIFERKEHYPNQLSGGEQQRVAVARALINSPEIIFADEPTGNLDSHHSEELINLIIELNRSKKQTFLIATHNREIAGKMDRHLHLEEGILKEI, from the coding sequence ATGTGTTTATTAAGAATTAGAAATTTAAAAAAAAGTTATAAAGAAGCAACAGGAAGATTGCAGATTCTGAATGGAATAGACTTGGAAATGAAGTCCGGAGAAATGGTTGCTATAACCGGAGAGTCAGGAAGCGGGAAAAGTACTTTCCTGCATTTATTAGGAATGCTCGATAGTCCTGATGAGGGGGAAATCTATTATTCAGGAAATGAGATAAAGATCAGTGATAGAAAAGTTAATGAATTCAGGAATAAGAAGATCGGTTTTGTCTTTCAATTTCATTATCTTCTTGGAGATTTTACAGCAGAAGAGAATGTTGCGATGCCCATGTTTTTAGCTACCAAAAATCTTAAGAAGAGTATAAAAGAAGCCCGAAAGCTGCTGAAAGCTCTTGATATTTTTGAGAGAAAAGAACATTATCCAAACCAGTTGAGCGGAGGAGAGCAACAGAGAGTTGCAGTTGCTCGTGCTTTGATCAATAGTCCGGAAATAATCTTTGCCGACGAACCGACCGGAAATCTCGATTCTCATCACAGCGAAGAACTGATAAATTTGATCATTGAATTAAATCGATCTAAAAAACAGACTTTCCTGATAGCAACTCATAACCGCGAAATTGCCGGAAAAATGGATAGACATCTTCATCTGGAAGAAGGAATTCTGAAGGAAATTTAA
- a CDS encoding ABC transporter permease — protein sequence MNKVVGYFLKKYIFSPKKEWLRFDSIFMVVGIVISVATLTVALSIFEGYEKVLKKTILGVNSHIYIFNPGEGNLDKENIEQLSGFCEEQTEIESYAAIIMTQAMCTNEKRVKGCLLRGIDWRQENQPTSYKEYISEGRYELQNLNEAVIGYKLAKSLNLSIGDTLTLISPLNSQITPLGMKPQKQEFLVVGLYKSGMYEYDSKYVFMNYQSAAEFISAVNEYSMLEIKLSDENIERADYLAYRWSSELDHQFQITSWIDFNGNLFSLLKLEKWVIFIILSFLILIASFNVVSSVSTSIIEKKQDLGILKAFGASSRILKNIFIGKTFIISIFAVTFGQIFGVLIAIFLSKQTFFLLKGDVYFLEKINVSFNLLSWIIILLVSLLIISGASFIPLKKITKLDVTEILRS from the coding sequence ATGAATAAAGTGGTTGGATATTTTTTAAAGAAATATATTTTTTCGCCTAAAAAGGAATGGCTGCGGTTTGATTCGATTTTTATGGTCGTTGGGATCGTCATTTCTGTTGCAACTTTAACGGTTGCACTTTCCATTTTTGAAGGATATGAGAAAGTCCTGAAAAAGACGATTCTGGGAGTTAATTCCCATATTTATATTTTTAATCCCGGAGAGGGAAATCTGGATAAAGAAAATATCGAACAATTATCAGGATTTTGTGAAGAACAGACTGAAATCGAAAGTTATGCAGCCATCATTATGACGCAAGCGATGTGTACGAATGAGAAACGAGTTAAAGGCTGCTTGCTTCGGGGTATAGATTGGAGGCAGGAAAATCAGCCGACTTCTTATAAAGAATATATTTCAGAAGGAAGATATGAATTGCAAAATCTGAACGAAGCAGTGATCGGTTATAAATTAGCGAAAAGCCTGAACCTGTCAATTGGAGATACTTTGACATTGATCAGTCCTTTGAATTCGCAGATTACTCCGCTGGGAATGAAACCGCAAAAACAGGAATTTTTAGTTGTTGGTCTCTACAAATCCGGAATGTATGAATATGACAGCAAATATGTTTTTATGAATTATCAGTCTGCTGCGGAATTTATTTCAGCAGTTAACGAATATTCAATGCTTGAGATCAAACTTTCTGATGAAAATATCGAAAGAGCGGACTACCTTGCTTATCGCTGGTCTTCCGAACTAGATCATCAATTTCAGATAACTTCCTGGATCGATTTTAACGGAAATCTCTTTTCTCTTCTAAAACTGGAAAAATGGGTGATCTTCATTATTCTCAGTTTCCTGATTTTGATTGCTTCCTTTAATGTCGTCAGTTCTGTCTCCACTTCTATCATTGAAAAAAAACAGGATCTGGGAATTCTTAAAGCGTTTGGAGCATCGAGCAGGATTTTGAAAAATATTTTTATCGGGAAAACATTTATTATCTCGATCTTTGCTGTTACTTTTGGACAAATTTTCGGTGTTCTGATCGCGATATTTTTAAGTAAACAGACATTTTTCCTCTTAAAAGGAGATGTCTATTTTTTAGAGAAAATCAATGTGAGTTTTAATTTATTAAGCTGGATAATAATACTTCTCGTTTCATTGTTAATAATTTCAGGAGCATCATTTATTCCTTTGAAAAAAATCACAAAACTGGATGTAACGGAGATTTTAAGGAGTTAG
- a CDS encoding DUF1848 domain-containing protein, with protein sequence MKNEKNIISVSRRTDIPAFHNDWFFEKLKQGYVEVKNPFNPNQIRNVSLKKEDVLGFVFWTKNPEKMIGKLNLLKDYFYYFLFTLNPYQKDIETNVPEKTKIIDAFKKLSDLIGRKKVIWRYDPILLSEKYDQNYHFEQFDDLANKLHHHTEKCIISFLDLYRKTKRKTKHLNLKEVSENEKIEIAGKFFEIAKKYDLKIQSCAEKIDFTEVGIPAGKCIDDELISEISRQPLDVRKDRNQRKECKCVQSIDIGDYNTCLHHCLYCYAD encoded by the coding sequence ATGAAAAATGAAAAAAATATCATTAGTGTTAGTAGGAGAACAGACATTCCCGCTTTTCATAATGATTGGTTTTTTGAAAAATTGAAGCAAGGTTATGTTGAAGTCAAAAATCCTTTCAATCCGAACCAGATCAGAAATGTCAGCCTGAAAAAAGAGGATGTTCTTGGTTTTGTGTTCTGGACTAAAAATCCCGAAAAGATGATTGGAAAATTAAATTTACTGAAAGATTATTTCTATTATTTTTTATTTACTTTAAATCCTTATCAAAAAGATATTGAAACGAATGTTCCTGAAAAAACCAAAATAATCGATGCTTTTAAAAAATTATCTGATTTGATCGGAAGAAAAAAAGTTATCTGGAGATATGATCCGATTTTACTTTCAGAGAAGTATGATCAGAATTATCATTTTGAGCAATTTGATGATCTGGCAAATAAACTTCATCATCACACCGAAAAATGTATCATCAGTTTCCTTGATCTTTATCGAAAAACAAAAAGGAAAACCAAACATCTGAATTTGAAGGAGGTTTCCGAAAATGAAAAAATCGAAATCGCAGGAAAGTTTTTTGAAATTGCAAAAAAATATGATCTCAAGATCCAATCTTGCGCTGAAAAAATCGATTTTACAGAAGTTGGAATTCCAGCCGGAAAATGTATCGATGATGAATTGATTTCAGAAATTAGCCGTCAGCCGTTAGATGTTAGAAAAGATAGAAATCAGCGAAAAGAATGCAAATGTGTGCAAAGTATCGATATTGGAGATTACAATACTTGTTTACATCATTGTCTTTATTGTTATGCAGATTAA